The following coding sequences lie in one Hyphobacterium sp. CCMP332 genomic window:
- a CDS encoding acyl-CoA dehydrogenase family protein has translation MSASCWRGPVGIMAACMDVVLPYVHERKQFNREIGSFQLVQGKLADMYVRMNASRAYVYEVAKICDRGEKARKDAAGAILFAAEAATQSALDAIQLLGGNGYINEYPTGRLLRDAKLYEIGAGTSEIRRWLIGRELFDESA, from the coding sequence ATGAGCGCGTCGTGCTGGCGGGGACCGGTCGGCATCATGGCCGCCTGTATGGATGTCGTTCTGCCCTATGTGCACGAGCGCAAGCAGTTCAATCGCGAGATCGGGTCCTTCCAGCTGGTTCAGGGCAAGCTGGCCGACATGTATGTGCGCATGAATGCGTCGCGCGCCTATGTCTATGAAGTCGCCAAGATATGCGACCGGGGCGAGAAAGCGCGCAAGGATGCCGCTGGTGCCATTCTGTTCGCTGCGGAAGCCGCCACCCAGAGCGCGCTGGATGCGATTCAGCTTCTCGGCGGAAATGGCTATATCAACGAATATCCGACGGGCCGCCTGTTGCGCGATGCCAAACTCTACGAGATTGGCGCCGGCACAAGCGAGATCCGCCGCTGGTTGATTGGCCGTGAGCTGTTTGACGAGAGCGCGTAA
- a CDS encoding enoyl-CoA hydratase-related protein has translation MTYSSFAVTQDGPIARITLNRPDKRNSMTPEFWAELPDAVGKLSDEGQTRVLILEAEGPVFTAGMDISVFTNPNALATGTSSHREAFMTAALALQDSFTAFETARFPVIASMQGPCVGGGVDMICACDLRFGTRDAWLRIEETNIGMFADVGTLQRLPKLIPEGVARELAYTGENLTPERAEKLGLYNAVLEDAESLRNHVDRIASSIASKAPLTISGTKRSFLYARDHSVADSLQHAMTLQAAMWSTDDIREAMTARGEKREGNFTPLTPVKRMGRS, from the coding sequence ATGACCTATTCCAGCTTTGCCGTCACACAGGACGGGCCGATCGCAAGAATCACCCTGAACCGGCCGGACAAGCGCAACTCCATGACACCGGAATTCTGGGCAGAACTGCCCGATGCCGTAGGGAAACTGTCCGATGAGGGACAAACCCGCGTCCTGATTCTGGAGGCTGAAGGCCCGGTCTTTACCGCCGGCATGGATATTTCGGTCTTCACCAACCCCAACGCGCTAGCGACCGGCACCTCTTCGCATCGCGAAGCCTTCATGACGGCAGCGTTGGCCTTGCAGGACAGTTTTACCGCTTTCGAGACCGCACGCTTCCCGGTGATCGCCAGTATGCAGGGCCCTTGCGTCGGCGGCGGCGTTGACATGATCTGCGCCTGTGATCTGCGTTTTGGCACAAGGGACGCCTGGCTCCGGATCGAGGAAACCAATATCGGCATGTTTGCCGATGTCGGCACATTGCAGCGCCTGCCCAAGCTGATCCCGGAAGGTGTGGCCCGGGAACTGGCCTATACCGGCGAGAATCTGACGCCCGAGCGCGCCGAAAAACTCGGCCTTTACAATGCGGTGCTGGAGGATGCGGAATCGCTTCGCAACCACGTGGACCGGATCGCTTCAAGTATCGCATCAAAAGCCCCGCTCACCATTTCCGGCACAAAGCGGTCCTTCCTCTATGCGCGCGATCATTCCGTCGCCGACAGCCTGCAACATGCCATGACGCTGCAGGCGGCCATGTGGAGCACCGACGATATTCGCGAAGCGATGACGGCCCGGGGCGAAAAGCGCGAAGGGAATTTCACGCCGCTGACGCCTGTCAAACGCATGGGGCGATCATGA
- a CDS encoding flavodoxin family protein, whose protein sequence is MTDYSGLKALFIGCTLKKSPETSHTEILMANAQAIMDKQGVSTDLIRLVDHDVAFGVYPDMTKKGWKHDDWPALWERVSAADILVVGTPIWLGEESSVCRMLIERLYAQSGQTNDKGQYVFYGKAGGCVVTGNEDGIKHVSMSVLYALQHIGYTIPPQADCGWIGEAGPGPSYGDEMDEGEGHVGFDNEFTKRNTTVMAWNLMHMASMLKQAGGLPATGNSRKAWDDGARFDHPNPEYR, encoded by the coding sequence TTGACCGATTATTCCGGGCTGAAAGCGCTGTTTATCGGCTGCACGCTGAAAAAATCACCTGAAACATCCCATACCGAAATCCTGATGGCCAATGCCCAGGCCATCATGGACAAGCAGGGCGTCTCGACGGATCTGATCCGTCTTGTCGATCATGATGTCGCCTTTGGCGTCTATCCCGACATGACGAAGAAGGGCTGGAAGCACGATGACTGGCCGGCACTCTGGGAGCGTGTGAGTGCTGCGGACATCCTCGTCGTCGGCACGCCGATCTGGCTCGGCGAGGAAAGTTCGGTCTGCCGGATGCTGATCGAGCGTCTCTACGCCCAATCCGGCCAGACCAATGACAAAGGCCAGTATGTCTTCTACGGCAAGGCGGGCGGCTGCGTTGTGACCGGAAACGAGGATGGCATCAAGCACGTCTCCATGAGTGTGCTCTATGCGCTCCAACATATCGGCTACACCATCCCGCCACAGGCGGATTGCGGCTGGATCGGAGAGGCCGGGCCGGGGCCGAGCTATGGCGATGAAATGGATGAAGGCGAGGGCCATGTCGGCTTCGACAATGAGTTCACAAAGCGCAACACCACCGTCATGGCCTGGAATCTCATGCACATGGCTTCAATGCTGAAACAGGCTGGCGGCCTGCCGGCGACCGGTAATTCGCGCAAGGCCTGGGACGATGGCGCGCGCTTCGATCACCCCAATCCGGAATATCGCTAG
- a CDS encoding VOC family protein codes for MAKITGLGGVFHVVKDPAVTRAWYKEYLGLEGEYGPMLRWSEETGDAPYSLIGAFGSGEYFKPSDKPFMVNFRVDDLDAFIAELKAKGLDILDYSDEGYGKFAWIIDCDGVKLELWQQVEAP; via the coding sequence ATGGCGAAGATCACAGGGCTGGGCGGCGTATTCCATGTGGTGAAAGATCCGGCGGTAACGCGCGCCTGGTACAAGGAATATCTCGGCCTCGAGGGCGAATACGGGCCGATGCTGCGCTGGTCTGAAGAGACGGGCGATGCGCCCTACAGTCTGATCGGTGCCTTCGGGTCAGGCGAATATTTCAAGCCCAGCGACAAGCCTTTCATGGTCAATTTCCGCGTCGATGATCTCGATGCATTTATCGCAGAGCTCAAAGCCAAGGGCCTCGACATTCTCGACTATTCCGATGAGGGATATGGCAAATTTGCCTGGATAATCGATTGCGATGGCGTGAAGCTGGAGCTGTGGCAACAGGTCGAGGCGCCCTGA
- a CDS encoding patatin-like phospholipase family protein, with translation MDLNLSFLGFFDDVGKATLKAVEHEVEWFCLPAGHMLFAEGEPSDAFYLLRSGALAAFRDGAMGRPNLLGYIRAGEPVGEMSMLEERPHSASVYAMRDSEIVRLPTASFERLADKHPSLMRELSKMMLRRLRSGPQRDGSEPRVFALVSCSPTIDLDYRAKELQTALARIGVTCAIVGDEAADWQGPKLDAFERDHHVVLLAAKLGDSNWARRAMGRADRVWLLARGDARPSTPLLPDDPSPAARLKLLDVVLVHDGGKSPASRPQEWADAAEAARVFHWRQERNDDLARLARTLAGKSVGLVLSGGGARAYAHIGAIDAFRKAGMEFDFIGGASMGAIIAAGVALEWSQEELVERVSAAFVASNPLGDWQLPVISLSRGRRVDERLEEHFGDVEISDMSRPFFCVSSNLSNGRPFIHRRGRLRDALRASIAIPGILPPVIDGENVLVDGAVFTNFPSEQMKAFHRGVSAGSDVTRAKGVNPSDFRNPPGFFGWVRQHGLNELPPIASLLMRSATAGVMVGQHQAFREAVDLLVLPETETDLRQWKLFEDTVDSGRRAAEFAMSELSRDELDAFGL, from the coding sequence ATGGATCTGAATCTGTCCTTTCTCGGTTTTTTTGACGACGTGGGCAAAGCCACGCTAAAAGCGGTTGAGCACGAGGTCGAATGGTTCTGCCTGCCGGCCGGGCACATGCTTTTCGCGGAGGGCGAGCCCTCGGACGCCTTCTACCTGTTGAGGTCCGGCGCTCTGGCAGCCTTCCGTGACGGCGCCATGGGGCGTCCGAATCTGCTGGGTTATATTCGCGCCGGCGAACCGGTCGGCGAAATGTCCATGCTCGAAGAGCGCCCGCATTCGGCCAGCGTTTATGCCATGCGGGACAGCGAAATAGTTCGCCTGCCAACGGCGTCATTTGAACGCCTGGCGGACAAGCACCCGTCACTGATGCGGGAATTGTCCAAAATGATGTTGCGACGGCTCAGATCCGGCCCGCAACGGGATGGGTCCGAACCCAGGGTCTTCGCACTGGTGTCGTGCTCGCCGACCATCGACCTCGATTACCGGGCGAAGGAGCTCCAGACTGCCCTCGCCCGCATCGGCGTCACCTGCGCCATTGTCGGGGATGAGGCCGCAGACTGGCAGGGCCCGAAACTGGATGCGTTCGAGCGCGATCACCACGTTGTGCTTCTGGCGGCGAAGCTGGGCGATAGCAATTGGGCCCGGCGCGCCATGGGGCGTGCGGACCGGGTCTGGCTGCTCGCGAGGGGCGATGCCCGACCCTCAACGCCGCTCTTGCCCGACGACCCCTCTCCTGCCGCGCGATTGAAACTGCTGGATGTTGTGCTGGTGCATGATGGCGGTAAAAGCCCGGCATCCCGTCCGCAGGAATGGGCAGATGCCGCAGAAGCGGCCCGGGTGTTTCACTGGCGGCAGGAACGCAATGATGACCTCGCCCGGCTTGCCCGGACGCTGGCCGGAAAATCCGTCGGTCTGGTCCTGTCGGGCGGCGGCGCGCGGGCTTATGCGCACATCGGCGCGATTGATGCCTTCCGCAAAGCCGGGATGGAATTTGATTTTATTGGCGGCGCATCCATGGGCGCCATTATTGCCGCAGGCGTGGCCCTCGAATGGAGTCAGGAGGAACTGGTCGAACGCGTGAGCGCGGCATTCGTTGCGTCCAACCCGCTGGGCGACTGGCAATTGCCGGTGATCTCCCTGTCGCGCGGGCGTCGGGTCGACGAGCGGCTGGAAGAACATTTCGGCGATGTCGAGATCTCCGACATGTCCCGGCCCTTCTTCTGTGTGTCGTCCAACCTGTCCAACGGCCGGCCCTTCATTCACCGCCGCGGGCGCTTGCGGGATGCCTTGCGTGCCTCCATTGCCATTCCCGGCATCCTTCCGCCGGTCATCGATGGCGAGAATGTGCTGGTCGACGGGGCGGTTTTCACAAACTTTCCATCCGAACAGATGAAAGCCTTCCATCGCGGCGTCAGTGCCGGCAGCGATGTGACCCGGGCCAAGGGGGTGAACCCCTCCGACTTCCGGAATCCGCCGGGCTTTTTTGGATGGGTGCGCCAGCACGGATTGAATGAATTGCCCCCGATCGCTTCGCTTCTGATGCGTTCGGCGACAGCCGGCGTGATGGTCGGCCAACATCAGGCATTCCGCGAGGCCGTCGACCTCCTGGTGCTGCCGGAGACCGAAACCGATTTGCGGCAATGGAAGCTGTTTGAGGACACCGTCGATTCCGGACGGCGTGCCGCTGAATTCGCGATGTCGGAACTCAGCCGCGACGAACTCGACGCCTTTGGGCTCTAG
- a CDS encoding DUF5694 domain-containing protein, whose translation MKRLFITALMAAALPFAALAQDERPQVMVLGMFHFTGGGSDYVNSAVDDYFSPQRQAEIDALVVQLAEFNPTKIVVELTPDGEDHFNESYQAYLGGNHELTVNERQQIGMRLAARLGHERLYAADYSIGMDFDAMMGAAAENGQTHLSDRLPQLMGEIQTLDESLNQAGISIGERLRVYNTAEFLAAHNVYLTLAQMGSVENPAGANEMAGWWGRNLHTFAQIAQLSEPGDRILVIYGSGHKFLLDQFFQDAAEFEWVDALNYLPTE comes from the coding sequence ATGAAACGCCTTTTCATCACCGCACTGATGGCCGCGGCCCTCCCCTTTGCCGCACTCGCACAGGATGAGCGCCCGCAAGTCATGGTGCTAGGCATGTTCCACTTCACGGGCGGGGGCTCGGACTACGTCAATTCCGCGGTGGACGACTATTTCTCGCCTCAAAGACAGGCAGAAATTGACGCCCTTGTCGTACAACTGGCAGAGTTCAATCCGACCAAGATTGTCGTGGAACTCACACCGGACGGCGAAGACCATTTCAACGAAAGCTATCAAGCCTATCTTGGTGGAAACCACGAACTCACCGTGAATGAGCGCCAGCAGATCGGCATGCGACTGGCAGCCCGCCTCGGGCATGAACGGCTCTATGCCGCTGACTATTCCATTGGCATGGATTTTGACGCCATGATGGGAGCTGCTGCGGAAAACGGCCAAACTCATCTCTCAGATCGCCTTCCGCAGTTGATGGGGGAAATACAGACGCTCGATGAAAGCCTGAATCAGGCCGGCATTTCAATCGGCGAACGCTTGCGGGTCTATAACACAGCTGAATTCCTAGCGGCACATAATGTCTATCTGACGCTGGCCCAGATGGGATCCGTCGAAAACCCGGCGGGTGCCAACGAAATGGCGGGCTGGTGGGGCCGCAACCTCCATACCTTTGCGCAAATCGCCCAGCTCTCCGAGCCCGGCGACCGGATCCTAGTCATCTACGGCTCCGGCCACAAATTTCTGCTGGATCAGTTCTTCCAGGATGCCGCCGAATTTGAATGGGTCGATGCTCTGAATTATCTGCCGACGGAATAA